The following proteins are encoded in a genomic region of Gossypium hirsutum isolate 1008001.06 chromosome D05, Gossypium_hirsutum_v2.1, whole genome shotgun sequence:
- the LOC107905777 gene encoding CBS domain-containing protein CBSX5: protein MAVSLLTRQVSDLCLGKPALKSLSISSTIGDALLALKRLGENFISIWNCDHHHYNLSAVDRGFKECQCVSKVCMVNIICFLCKEEHLSNPATALQTPLSVLIPKSPCLVRHLEPNASLLDAIDLIQEGAQNLVIPLESSSKTSSRKKLVQGTLSNISTLHNNNRQYCWLTQEDIIRYLLNSIGLFCPTAANPINSLDIIDTRNKMALHYDDPASSALPFISRSLEIQASVAIVDSDGKLVGEISPFTLNYCDEDVAAAIATLSAGDLLAYVDCGGPPEDLVQLVKKRLQERNLEQALELVEEYSSGASISTSYSSSSSDDEFGMGRSARWMGYSARVVRRSEAIVCYPWSSLVAVMIQALSRRVSYVWVVDDDGTLAGIVSFAGMMKVFRERSRTMGEGCLN, encoded by the exons ATGGCAGTGAGTTTATTGACACGTCAAGTATCCGACTTATGTCTTGGAAAGCCTGCACTGAAATCCCTCTCCATTTCCTCCACCATCGGAGATGCCTTGTTGGCTTTGAAGCGGTTGGGAGAAAATTTTATCAGTATTTGGAACTGCGATCACCATCATTATAACTTGTCAGCAGTCGACCGTGGTTTTAAAGAGTGTCAGTGTGTAAGTAAAGTTTGCATGGTGAACATCATTTGTTTCTTATGTAAGGAAGAACACCTGTCGAATCCAGCAACTGCTCTTCAAACTCCACTTTCTGTTCTGATTCCGAAATCCCCTTGCCTTGTCAGACATTTAGAACCTAACGCAAG TTTGTTGGATGCTATAGATCTGATTCAGGAAGGAGCCCAAAATCTGGTGATTCCATTAGAAAGCAGCAGCAAAACTTCATCAAGAAAAAAGCTTGTGCAAGGAACTCTTTCTAATATTTCAACCCTTCATAACAACAACCGCCAATATTGTTGGCTAACTCAAGAAGATATAATCCGTTACCTTCTCAATTCCATCGGCCTTTTTTGCCCCACTGCTGCTAATCCCATCAATTCCCTCGACATCATCGACACTCGGAATAAGATGGCCCTTCATTACGATGACCCGGCCTCGTCAGCCTTACCTTTCATTTCCCGGTCCCTCGAGATTCAAGCTTCCGTTGCTATAGTTGACAGTGACGGAAAGTTGGTCGGTGAAATTTCGCCTTTCACGTTAAATTATTGCGATGAGGATGTAGCAGCTGCCATTGCTACCCTTTCGGCTGGTGATTTGTTGGCTTATGTAGACTGCGGGGGGCCACCGGAGGATTTAGTTCAGTTGGTGAAGAAAAGGTTGCAAGAGCGGAATTTAGAGCAAGCTTTGGAATTGGTAGAAGAATATTCGTCCGGAGCTTCGATTTCAACATCGTATTCGTCTTCTTCGTCGGACGATGAATTTGGAATGGGGAGGAGTGCGAGATGGATGGGGTACTCAGCGAGAGTGGTGAGGAGATCGGAAGCAATCGTGTGTTATCCATGGAGCTCGTTGGTGGCAGTGATGATTCAGGCGCTTTCGCGTCGAGTAAGTTATGTGTGGGTGGTCGACGACGACGGAACTTTAGCCGGCATAGTTAGCTTCGCCGGAATGATGAAAGTTTTCCGGGAACGTTCAAGGACTATGGGTGAGGGGTGTCTTAATTGA